The DNA window TAATAAGTGTTATAGTGttcttttattagtttttttgaatattaccttaaaacaattgaaaatagaaatggggaatgtgtcaaacagacaacaacccgaccaacaGGCAGATAATtactgttttccttgtttttgGTGAACTCATGTTGACGTGgctatatatttacatgtatgcaTCCCATCATcgtattgtttgtattgtttttcagTTTTGCTTTGTCCGTGTGACcatttatgtttctttgatacacatgacgtggctctgtacttcgAAATTCCGCTTGTGTGCTATTGTTctattgtaatttttatattttggtctTTCATATTTGCTTATGCTTTGTCTGTATGcccttttgtgtttcttttataCATAATGACGTGGCTctttttttggaagaaaaacaCAATAAGCGTATAGACAGGCAAAACGAAGGATACGTAAACTTGTAATTTATATTCTGCAAAAGATACGCATAAAATACTTATATACTATagactatatattttttcatactttgaacaacataattattttatatatctatatgtgTGATGTTTACAGTCCGACGTGAAACGCGTGATTATACGCCAAAgtcaatatataatttgaatattttaatattgctTGCTCTATATGCCTGATTGTGTTCCTTTGATTCTTTTGTGACGTGGCTCTGCATCCCGTcgttgtgttattgtactatggtaaatttgtgtattcttgtctttgatttttgctaatatgctttGTCTTTATGCTATTTTGTccttctttgttttgttttttattgattaaGATTATAGCATAATGGTGAATGCTGTATCCCTATTGTTGACATCTTTACCtaatatgtctgtttgttttaatcacgcatcattttaatgtaatggaatttgatgcgactgtcatacaaatgagaggtttagcaagctataaaactaggttcaatccaccCTTTACctaaaaaaatgcttgtaccaagtctggaatatgacagttgttatccattcgtatGATTTTGTCACTCGGGCACTTGAATTAGGGCACTCGACTTTTTAATTATTCTCGAAGTTCAGtacttttatgattttacttttcacatgAAACCGATTCCAAATAGTGATGGTTCTAGGAAATTTTACAATACCTAAATGCCGGACAAATTTCGTTGATCAATTTTGAGATATAATTTAGTAGATATaactttaaaagaaattttctttgagAATATTCAAATGAAGGATGTTATAATATAACACAGTGTCTTTCATGTGGCAGTACAAAACTTCAGAGCTACTGAACTAATGATACATTCATCAACTTAAAACTTGTCAAGAGATGTGTCATGCAAGTTAAGCAGTGTCAAAACTGTTTCATTGTTGCATCTTTACTATTCAATGAGAATACCTCTTTTCGTCCTTCTAAAATAACTCAGTCATCGTGGCTCGGTGTTCTATAGGTACCATGCATAATTGTATTGTCCATCTCCCATAATGATTATTCCCATGGGGTAATGTTGGGAGGATAATTAAAATAACGGAGCCGAATATTATTTTGACAACGGACGGGCTTTTAAGTAATACACAAGACTTTTGTAAGAACTGTTTTAAATAAGACTTGGTGATAGGACAATTAATTACGCGTTTTCTTGAAAACTAtgaacaaacatataatatatttgtatatgcatACTGTACAGAGAAAcgaaaatataattgaaatgatagaaagaaaaaaaaacccaccagaTTTCGGAAAAAAATACCCCAAATacctatgacttatgatacctttcctgaaatcCTCCAATCGTAAGGTCTTTTGTAAAAATGCATCCTACAACATACTTTAAACAACGCTCTAAAAGCCCGCCATTTAAACTGTTGAATGTAAAACATCAATTCATATTCTAATTAATGGAAGTAATCAATTAACTACATCGATTTTTCGACCCGTGAAACGCATGGAATATTTGCATATCCAAATATACTACATTTTGAAACAAGAATGTTCAAAAACAGTAAATTATTGCCATAAAAGATATTGTTTTCCGTGATAGAATGGTATCAAACAATGCTTCATGTCTATAAGTCTATATCCTTCTGTGCTTTTCACACACAAATGTACATTTTGATCAACTTATACGTGAATAACCTACACAATCTCTGATAAAACAATAATAGACCCGTTGATACCCGTATATACAAATACGTGTTTGTGACCTGACAGAGTTTGGGATttggtatttttaatttttggttttcGTTTGCAGACGACCCAAGAACCCCAGTGAAGTTCGCTTTTGCTGGTTAAAAACTTTGATTTGATATACCGTTTAATGTATATCTCACTCataaataaagcaatatttgcATTACTGACATTCGTTATGATAAGGGGCAAGTCAACACGAATATGACTGATTTAAAATTGGCCTACATACATAACACACTGATGAATTGAACATAATTAAATTGGAAAGAAGAGAACAAGCTGCATTGGATTGTCGATGTCATCGTCCTTTTCACTGGTCACGGTTTTCTAAAATTATggtcaataaataaaacttaagtTTCATAGAAAATGCAGAGTTTCATTTCAACATAATGCCCCCGATAAAAACGCAGCTTAAATTGCATAGAATACCATTATTATCTAGTAAATGCTCTTCATCAACATCTACGATGATTGTTTATATGAATCatgacttgaaaaaaaaaaccaaaagtaCCCGTTTTTTAATCATCGAGTCACCATATCACAATAACTATAATGTCAtttgcattcataccacatcttctttttcatatctaTAATGTGTATGTTGAACCTTTGTAGTCTTTGACTTTGATTTAAACAAACCTTGTTTTacctttaatgttttatttcagtcaGACAAAATAGAGGaaggataaaatgaaaatgtacaGAATACGTGATGTAAAAAGAAGACAACTGCAAAACTAGCATTCACGtcataaataattcaaaagcgTTACATATACAGGCATTActataaaacttaaataaaaaataccaagaacaacattgtttttttttcgagaTGTATTGTTGTTTATTAGAAAAGAATGTACACATATCATATACAATTAAATTTCAGTTAAAACTGACCgttttgaaaaaatgtcaaggtcaattttttttgtttttattattcatgacCAAATGAACCTAAACATTCCGCTATTTTCTTCCAAAACACAACATTCCCTTGTTCATCATTTGGATACTCGATGTACGATTGATTATGAACTAACTCAAGGATGACTAACGGAAGATCTTTCGGGCGTAGTTGTTCATGGAAGATTAGAAAGAGAATATTCTGTCCTTCTCGCGAATATATACTCTCCATTCTTGCCATGTTAAATTCAAACATACAATAGTAAGAATCTAGAAATGATCGCGTTAATATGCATATTGTCCTCCTACTTTGGTGAATTCCATTCGTAATGTTTTGTGTAATTTCTTCTCCTGGAACGAAGTCCCGCTGATGTACGCAGAGTTTTAGGTTATTCCCTCGTTCCAAGTGTGGTATAACTTCACTCACAACGAAATCGGTTTCCTCAGGGTTagattgaatatttttgaatacCTTATActtatgttttgtcatgtaaTAAAGATAGCGTAGCCTCCATCGGAACCTGTACAGCAATCCAGAAGAAAGAATGAGAAGAGCTATAGTTATTCCCATAGCTATACAAATAATTAACGTGGTATACGAGCTGCATTCCTTTTCAAGTTGGTTTTCAATTGcatttacatttgtcaattGAACTACATTATTGTTATCAAACCAGCACATGTATTTGTCCATATTTATAAGCAAGTCTGAATTAGCGTTCATCCATTGTACGAACTTCAGGTTTTCACAGctacatttcaataaattatttgatagaTCTATTTTCAATTTAGATGTTTTGTCACGTTTTCCTGTTGCACtcattgttatttataattgtaaCCTTGGAATATGAAACCAATAATACCAATATTTTTTAGTtcttataacataaaaaaatgtttttttttttatttttttatggaatatATGGTAGaacatgtatatactttttCGAATTCTAGGTATGATCATGACTTTAAAGTTATCGTAATGTAAAAACAGTAGTTATCACACGATACGATGATACAATGTTAACAAACGTACTTATTCTTTGTATCTAGCTAAATCTGTTACTGGTTCGATTtggattattttttgtatagtgTTTTTTGATTGGTGTTGGTTGACAATTATCATTTAAGAGCCTCCAGCATGTTCAGTaacaattctgtttttttttgttatttattctaTCCTGTTTGTGGACCGTTCAATggatatttaattaattttaatataaatgtatacaaactaaaactgtgctattttgcaagttttaaataataaaatacacatttttataaaacagtctATTGTGGTAGGTGCAAATACAAGTGGGGGATTTTGTGTGTCTGACCTGTCacgaaatacatgtatttaaagattttttaaaaatcatatgaactttaaaaaattccAAGTGACAACCGaccagacaatagttttaagatGTCTTAATACAGAAAATTGGATTAAATAATGCTTAATAGACagtagatacatttgtctttgaAAATACAAGTGGAATAAAAGAAGTTAGCTTGATATATTTTCAAGAGCTAAATTTGAAACGCTTCATCCTAAAAATGTCTTCcagatttagattttaaaatttagctGTCGTAATGAAGAAATATCTTTGTCGAAGTGTAATCCTTACTGGTTGGGAAACAACAGTCATATTGCTATGTAAGGAAACtcacagataccaggattgaaattttatgcaCCTCAATATTATGAAGACCGTCGAATgtgaacataaaattgagaaaggaaatgggaaatgtgtcaaatattccATATATACGAGAAAGTGCATTATTTGAGATATGAAATCACCTTACGACGTAGCAGAGGATATTTTCACTACTAACTCATGGGAAATGACAATTAGAAAGttcatgatatttatttttttataaattgatattcgAAATATTTGATTTCGAACGCATGTGGTAAGGTGAAAATAGTTGATCTTGTAACGATTAAGATATTCATGGTGGCTGAACATAAGATGCAATAACTCATTAGGGCCCATGTGTTGACATGAATGATCATGATGGCAATGCTCATAAATATACTGTTACAAATAATTGGCTTTAACCGAAAGAAAAGATAAGGATGTTCTTTTCCGAGAACACATGACCTCAGCTGTAATAAGTCAAACTGTTTAGatattttggtccttaatgctttTCAAATGgttgtaccaagtcaagaatatgacagttgttgtccatttattttcatgtgctttatcatttgatttttccatttgataagggGCTTTCCGTTTGCATTTTtctcggagttaagtatttttgtgattttacttttttcagctTCGAACTGTATTTCGCCTTTTTATTTActgtcactgataagtcttttgcaTACACATAGCTTTCACAATTTGAATCCTGGTATCATTGATAAGTTTATTTGtagagtttttttctaaataaccTTTCTGTAGTATTCGATTTaagaatgtaattataagttaAATCGGCCCAATGATGATGTACTCGACTATGTCAAATTTggaaatgaaacaaacaatgtATTGACTGACTTAGTCTTTGCACTTTCAATGCCAccattttaaaaacatgaaaactaaCAAAAAGTTGAAAGTAACACATATATAAAATCAACGTGATGAAGTAATagacaaaatggatcttaaatAAAATAGCCAAGTCCATTGATATGAACCTTGCCTGCCGGAGTAGgaatctatttttttgtaatatcattggcttaaatttaattttgaaagcaTAAAAGGTTAGATATAAATCATGCCAAAATCATAACACTGACTACTGCGCTTATGATGTCATAGTCGTGTACTATAAGTATTTACAGTAGATAGTAATCTATGATAATTGCGCTGCTTTTATTTACACGTTTATCAATGTTGTTTTCCGTGACAATATTATTTATAGTAGTACAGATACATGTTATAATAATCTGCGGTTGACACCCTGAGGAGGAATATTAACAAATTAATCATGAATGTACTTAAatgttttatagtgatattacaAATATATCCGAATATTTTCAGGTAAATGTATTATGAATAATAACACTTTGTGGTAAGTGAGATATTGcattgatttttctattttcatgaTTATTGCAAGTATATTTGTTGATTGAGGAAACacttatcttcatttttttctctggTAATtagttttttcaaatatttgcacAAACCATTACATCTTCTTTATTGCCAGGCAAATAGGATTTCAAGGGCCGAGAAAAAACCGGTCATCATGTAATAAAAGTTGATTTTTGTGCAACTTCAAAATGTAGTGAGCACCTTAACAAAAAGATGTTACAATGGCAATTCagtatgttatttttaatttttcagacGGAACtcattaatttcataatatgtcAGGAGAAAATGAACCACCAACCTATATCTTGATTTTGGAAAATGAGAATACAGATTTATCATTTAGCTCTGTCTATCCAGCTATGCTGTGGTGTAAGTTTCATCTTTAATGTTAGTGCTATAATTCTTTAAACATTAATAAATCATACAAATCAGATAGTTTTGTTAggaatatatatgtaattagatataggaagatgtgttgtgagtgccaataagacaactctccatccaaataaacatttaaaaaagtaaaccattataggtcaatgtacggcctttaacacggagccttggctcataccgaacaacaagctataaagggtatATCAATGCATATTTGACTCATCTGAATAACAGCCCAACAATGTTAAATAAGTATATTTGTGAAATTAGATTATTTTCTTCTCTGGCAGCGATTTGAACTCATGCTATTGGTACAAAATCGCCTTGCATTATGTCCGTTGCgctagaccactcgaccacATAGTCTCGACAAAATAAAGCTATTGATGGTAGGTTTTTACAATTCCTCGTCAGTTTGTATCTATACATGATATATCAGGGTCGTAATAGGGGTAGCTTAATGACGAAATAACGGTAAAAAGGTCGCGAAAAATGACGTTAAAAGTTATTTTTGGTGTTAAACGACAAAATGTAAACTTTCGTTTAGAAGATAAAAACAGCGACTGATTTTGACGAATCACGTTAATTTTCAGTTTCCAAAAATGACGATACGGATATATTGACGGATAACGGTAACTATTTTTACCAATTTGACGCTAACGGTAGCTGAAATGACTGTTTGACGCCTAGTAAGAAAGGGTATTACTACCGTTACTATACTAAGGCATGCACacaagtaattttggggccctttatagcttgttgttcggtgtgagccaaggctccgtgttgaaggccgtacattgacctataatggtttacttttaaaaaaaatgttggcactcacaccacatcttcctatatatatgtaGATAGAATAATTCATATCACCTGAACTATCTATCTTAGAGTATTGTATTTATCAATGTCGGATGCAGttacagaaataaatatataatgagtATTACTGCCTTAATTCCAATGATGTATCATGTATCAAAAGGTATCTATAAACAAAGGGAATAGAGAACAAAAGCCCCAAAATCTTACTCATCAACATATACCTACCAAAAACAAGCACTAActgattatataaattttgttaatgaaAAGTTGCATTCGGATGAGGCTATTAACAATTAAAGAAGAAAGGGATCGAAGTTAAGCTATTGCCTCTTTAAAAGTTAATGTAACTGTTTGACGTGCAGGTATGAAAAATAGTTAGTGACCGTTTTTTGtcaataacaaaatatgaaaagaagAATGTGCCTCTTTTATCAGAATAGTTTAACACGTCTCTCGATGTCGATTTGATTGGTCGTTAGTTCTGATCTAAaaaaattgagagaaaaaaaacaatgatttttttttcaaataagttaCTCAGGTTTTTGTATATAGGGTTGTGGTCGTATCTAGCGACATAGCAGTGGTAGATGTTATACGACAGACATGtaccggccacgtccacttgcatttttatccatctgatgagttaaaccttttcaactgatttttatagttcgttcttatgttgtactgttacaccactgtcccaggttaggggagggttggtatcccgctaacatgtttaaccccaccacattatttatgcatgtgcctgttccaagtcaggagcctgtaattcagtggttgtcgtttgttaatgtgttacatatttgtttttccttcatttttttttacataaataaggccgttagttttctcgtttgaattgttttacattgtcttatcggggccttttatagctgactatgcggtatgggatttgttcattgttgaagtccgtacggtgacctatagttgttaatgtctgtgtaattttggtcttttgtggatagttgtctcattggcaatcataccacatcttctttttaatatgaaagttcatagaaatgaatttatcaattttcaaaaattaaagtgCATGCCCTCACTATATAGTAGAGTTTGAAACACCAGTTCCTATTtgcataaataaacaaatatcattagAGTATTTCGCGGTTTTAAAGAAGGTAAATTTGCTAAGCTGGTTTTCTCACTTGCCACATACGGGTCTTTCAGGTATGTGCTGTCAGGAACCATTATCTAGTAACCATGTCTGTGTCAGAGACAAACAGATAAGTGAACCAGTCTGGTAAATTTGCTTATATAACTCCTGGAAGTGTTATGAAAAGATTTATGCTAATGAGTAAATGAATTATATGTGCTTTTcgaaataattgtttttgacATGAAATTGGTAACCATATCAGCATCAATTGCGttccttttaattttatttgaactatttcttgcattctttttttatcaGACTAAATGACCATACGTTCTAGAGTTCCACAAACGTTGTTACGAATTTTGTTATGTCGTGCAGTTATATGGCTTGCGTGGTATAGGTTTTTCTAATAGTTGCCACATGTTTAGCAGGATCTATTTACCCGTCaagatcaccccagtttttggtggggtttgtttTGCATTGTTGTTAGTGTTATATGTTGTggcttgtgtactattatttatgTGACTGTCTGATTCTTTTTCATTTGGTGATTTTAAAAGtcgtttgatattttcaattgatattgtcttttcatatttaaaaatacctCAGTAAAgttcaataattttatatatatctttttagtGGTCTTATATGTTTGTGTGTTACTaccgacaatttttttttcaatgaaatacaaaaaattacaaaaccaatgtaacatttttttgttagcAGTGTTGATTATTTGGTTGGTGCCAATTTTATCGCGGAGAGGTATGACGAATCTATTCCTGCAATCCCAAAACGCACCACGAACAACAGCAGGAACGATACCACAAACGATGATGTCCTCAACGGTAAGGATTATTCAAACTAGTACAATTAGAATTGCAATAAATTCGATTATTCATTAGATGTGTAAACAATCACTGAAATAGGCAGATCTCctatcttatttttttgtgcTTGTTTGTCGACGGTGGTttgaattcaatattttgtgttAAGTAATGATATCccaaaaataaaccaaattgTTAACGTTTGATAAAGTAATCTTTATAATGATTGCTGTATAAATCTAAGATTGTCCTGTAGATTCGTGTATTATCATTCATTTGATGCATATTATTTAAAggatcaaagataccaggcatATAATTTTATACGATTACTATGACTGAATGATTAGAAATACACCATTTATGTAACATGAAAACATCATCTGTATTTTCTCCACAGGTACCTAGTTTGGCTGaaggtaaattttaaagaaacatattcgttgaaataatttgatatacttcaaaatataataatatttccttaaacattaatatatttaaacataacaaGACACAATAGAAAAGAAAAGTCTTTCAACAAAAGTTATAATTGACTTACGTGAGCCATTTATCAGACATACTCCAAAgtcaaaattgtttaatatttgttattttgggaccctttatagctgacGTTGCAGTATGGATTTTGCGCATTGTTTGAGGTCGTACCatgacttgtattttttgtgtgtcattttggcTCTTGTTGTGAGTAGTCTgtttggcaatcatatcacatcttctcatttttatataattatattatatttaaactaTTTCTAGTTTATATTTAGCTGTCAAAAGAGAGATAATCCTATTTTAGTCATGTTACCTCGTCTCCAATTTTACATAATGATACATGTTTTTCTAAGAAAAGGATTCGTCAGGGAAATATTACCCATGACAAAAGTCCGGACGTCTCTTATATTCATTATTTCAGCGAGGAACAACATCGTAGGCTATTTGAAGTTAATGACAAATAATGGTTtcatttagatatatat is part of the Mytilus trossulus isolate FHL-02 chromosome 13, PNRI_Mtr1.1.1.hap1, whole genome shotgun sequence genome and encodes:
- the LOC134695479 gene encoding uncharacterized protein LOC134695479, with the protein product MSGENEPPTYILILENENTDLSFSSVYPAMLWLLIIWLVPILSRRGMTNLFLQSQNAPRTTAGTIPQTMMSSTVPSLAEGVTSIDTQMVSVTDSRTPEIVPLPVDTAKTPEKIPSPN